TCGAGAGCAAAGGGATCTACTCGGTAGAGAAGTTCTTGATTGCGCGGAGGCTGATGTATTGGCAAGTTTATCTGCATAAGACGGTGATTACCGCCGAGCAGATGATGATCAAAGCCTTGGCCCGAGCAAAAGAATTGAGTAATCAAGGTGTTAGCTTATTTGCTACGCCAGCACTAGCTCATTTCCTGAAGAATCAAATCAACAAGGAAACCTTCCTAGAGGATGAGTCGCATTTGTCCTGGTTTACGCGTTTGGATGATACCGATATTATGTCGGCAATCAAAATCTGGGCAAGCCACGAAGATCCGATTCTAAGCTTGTTATGTTCAAAAATCGTTCATCGTGAACTGTTCCGAACAGAAATGAGCAAAACGCCTTTTTCTGCCGAATATCTGGAAGAAATAAAGGAAAGGGTTCTGAAAACGTTTGATGTCGAGGAAAAAGATTTGGGCTATTTTTTATATGAGCAGGTAGTAGGCAATAGTGCCTATGACACCTCGATAAACAGCATTCGTGTGTTGGAGAAGAATGGTCGCCTATGTGATATAGCCGAAGCATCTGATTTATCCAATATTGAAGCGTTGGCGAAACGTGTAGAAAAATATGCTGTGACCTATCCAAAGGAAATTGGGTATGTTAATGTCGAGATGCTCGAAGATTGTTAAAATACATATAATTACCGAATGCAATTCACCGCTGAACAGATAGCAACATTACTGAAAGGAACAGTGGAAGGGAATCCTGCCGTGTTGGTAGATAGTCTTTCCAAAATCGAAGAGTCTAATTCATCGAGCCTAACCTTTTTGGCCAATCCAAAATACGAGCATTTTATTTATGAGATCGAAGCTGGTATTATCGTTATTAACGAAGACCTTGTCCTGCAAAAACCTGTGAAATCCACATTAGTTCGTGTAAAGAACGCCTATTCGGCGTTTACCGAACTGCTTAAATTGTATCATGAACTTCGTAATGAGCGTCATGGCATAGATGAAGCTGTGCATATACACGAAACTGTGCAGATGGGCGAAAGCCCTTATATTGGCGCCTTTGCCTACATCGGCAAGAACGTAAAATTGGGTAATCGCGTTAAGATTTATCCGCAAGTTTATATTGGCGATAATGTGCAGATCGGCGACAATACCGTTTTATTTCCTGGAGCAAAGGTCTATGAGGATTGTATCATCGGAAAGTCGGTAATTGTGCATGCGGGTGCTGTAGTGGGTAGTGACGGCTTCGGTTTTGCGCCGAAAGAAGACGGAACCTATGATAAGATCCCGCAGATTGGGAATGTTATTATTGAGGATTTCGTTGAAATTGGAGCAAATACGGTGATTGACCGCGCAACAATGGGGTCGACCGTTATCCGCCAGGGCGTTAAATTGGACAACCTCATCCAAATCGCACACAACGTGGAAATCGGGAAAAATACGGTAATTGCAGCACAAACTGGAATTTCCGGTAGCACAAAGGTCGGAGAACACGTTGTCTTAGGAGGACAGGTTGGTGTGGTAGGCCATATTACGATTGCCAAGGGAACGCAAGTGCAGGCGCAATCTGGTATCAACCGTTCCATTTTAGATGAGAATAAGAAATGGGGGGGAAGCCCGGCATTTCCATATAATAATGAGCTACGCTCGCAGGTTCTATATTCCAAATTACCGGAGATGGAACGCCGTTTAGCGGAGCTTGAGAAGCAATTAAAAGAGAAAAATAATACCTAACTTTACCCGAATTACGCAAAACTATAATGATAGATATGAACGTTAAACAAAGAACCATTAAGTCCGATATCGAATTTTCGGGTGTTGGGTTGCACACGGGTAAGCAAGTGCACCTGACGTTAAAACCAGCACCGGAGAACCATTGGTATAAATTTAAACGTGTGGATTTAGATGGCGAACCTACTGTAAATGTTGACGCTGATAATGTGACAAATACGGCTAGAGGAACAACGATTTCTCAGAATGGCGCATCTGTCAGTACTATCGAGCACCTTATGGCTGCCCTTGTGGGTTTGCAGTTGGATAACGTATTGATCGAAATTGATGGCCCTGAAGTGCCAATTCTAGATGGTAGTGCTGCCATCTTCATAGATAAAATACAAGAAGTAGGTTTCCAAGATCAGGATGCTGATAGAGATTTCTTCGAAGTAACGGATAATATCCATTACAACGATCCTGAGAACAAAGTGGAAATCGTAGCGATGCCGGTAGATGGCTACCGCATTACTTGTATGATTGATTTCAACTCGCCGGTATTAGGAAGTCAGCACGCTTCCATCACTAACATCGATGAGTTTAGCAAAGAAATTGCGTCGTCACGCACATTCTGTTTCTTGCATGAATTAGAAGCTTTAGTAAGTCAGAACCTGATTAAAGGTGGGGACTTATCTAATGCAATAGTTATTGTCGACAAGGAAATAGAAGAAGATGAGTTGGAGAAACTTCAGGTATTGTTCCATAAGCGCGTGGAAGTTGCGCAAGAAGGAATTTTGAATAACATCTCATTACGACATCAGAATGAACCTGCCCGTCATAAACTATTGGATATGATCGGTGATTTGGCTTTAGTAGGCAAACCTATCAAGGGGCATATCATGGCGGCACGCCCAGGCCATGCGGCAAACGTAGCCTTTGCGAAACGTATTAAAGCGCAAATGAAGCGAGAAAAGAACAAAAAGAATGTGAAGGTCTATGACCCGAATACGCCGCCGGTGTACGATACGGTTCAGATCATGAACATATTACCTCACCGTCAACCATTCTTGATGATTGATAAGATCTTGGAACTTTCGGAAACCCACGTTGTTGGTTTGAAGAATGTAACCATGAATGAGGACTTATTTATGGGGCATTTCCCTGGTGCACCATTATTTCCTGGAGTATTGCAAATTGAAGCGATGGCTCAAACAGGAGGAATATTGGTTTTAAATACGGTACCTGATCCTGAAAACTGGTTGACTCTATTCTTGAAGATTGAAAACGCAAGATTCAAGAACCAAGTTGTACCGGGTGATACAGTTATCTTCACTTGTGAATTGTTAGAGCCTATTCGTCGTGGTATTGCACGTATGAAGGGTGTCGGCATGGTTGGAGACAAAGTGGTGAGTGAAGCTGAATTAATGGCTCAAATCGTGAAGGTAAAAGGATAATTAAAAAGAAATGATTCAACCCTTATCATACATACATCCTGAAGCTAAAATAGCACAGAATGTAGTCATTGAACCCTTTAGCACCATACACAAGGATGTGGAAATTGGCGAGGGAACGTGGATTGGCTCCAACGTGACCATCATGAATGGTGCACGCATTGGTAAAAACTGCCGGATATTTCCTGGGGCAGTAATTTCCGGTGAGCCGCAAGATCTAAAATTTGAAGGCGAGGTCACAACAGCGGAAATTGGTGATAATACCACGATTCGCGAATGTGTGACTATCAACCGCGGTACGAAAGATCGCTATAGAACCGTAATTGGAAAGAACTGCTTGATTCAAGCATATAGCCATATTGCGCACGATTGTTTTATCGGCGACAACTGTATCTTCTCTAACTCGAGTACCTTAGCAGGCCATATCACTGTTGGTGATTATGTGGTGCTTGCAGGGATGGTGGCAGTACATCAGTTTTGTAAAATCGGATCGCACGCCTTCGTTACAGGTGGTACACTTGTGCGCAAGGACGTTCCTCCGTATATTAAAGCAGCGCGCGAGCCTATTTCTTATGCCGGTATCAACTCGGTTGGACTAAGAAGAAGAGGCTACAGCAATGAACAAATTAATGAGATTCAGAACATCTACCGTGTGCTGTTTGTTCAACACAGTAATTTAGGTAAGGCTTTGGATATTGTCGAGGCAGAATTTGAAGCAACGGAACTAAGAGATGAGATTCTTGGCTTCGTCAGAGCTTCTAACCGCGGTGTTGTAAAAGGTTTTGGACAGGGTAGATCGGGTATTTAACTTTAAGCAAGTGATTATTTGAATATAACTTTACAAGATATTGGTAGAAGGTATAATCGAGAATGGATTTTTAGACATATCGATTATAC
The DNA window shown above is from Sphingobacterium hotanense and carries:
- a CDS encoding HD domain-containing protein; this translates as MCKVLVISQLNKKKIINDPVYGFVTIPSGFIYDIIQHPFLQRLRYIKQVSMTHLVYPGALHTRFQHVIGAMHLMGLAIETLRGKEVEISEEEEEAALAAILLHDVGHGPFSHSLEHTLVEGVSHEIISALLMDKLNTEFDGRLNLAITIFNNKYHRKFLHQLVSGQLDTDRMDYLNRDSFFTGVSEGVISFDRIIKMLNVKDNELVVESKGIYSVEKFLIARRLMYWQVYLHKTVITAEQMMIKALARAKELSNQGVSLFATPALAHFLKNQINKETFLEDESHLSWFTRLDDTDIMSAIKIWASHEDPILSLLCSKIVHRELFRTEMSKTPFSAEYLEEIKERVLKTFDVEEKDLGYFLYEQVVGNSAYDTSINSIRVLEKNGRLCDIAEASDLSNIEALAKRVEKYAVTYPKEIGYVNVEMLEDC
- the lpxD gene encoding UDP-3-O-(3-hydroxymyristoyl)glucosamine N-acyltransferase: MQFTAEQIATLLKGTVEGNPAVLVDSLSKIEESNSSSLTFLANPKYEHFIYEIEAGIIVINEDLVLQKPVKSTLVRVKNAYSAFTELLKLYHELRNERHGIDEAVHIHETVQMGESPYIGAFAYIGKNVKLGNRVKIYPQVYIGDNVQIGDNTVLFPGAKVYEDCIIGKSVIVHAGAVVGSDGFGFAPKEDGTYDKIPQIGNVIIEDFVEIGANTVIDRATMGSTVIRQGVKLDNLIQIAHNVEIGKNTVIAAQTGISGSTKVGEHVVLGGQVGVVGHITIAKGTQVQAQSGINRSILDENKKWGGSPAFPYNNELRSQVLYSKLPEMERRLAELEKQLKEKNNT
- a CDS encoding bifunctional UDP-3-O-[3-hydroxymyristoyl] N-acetylglucosamine deacetylase/3-hydroxyacyl-ACP dehydratase is translated as MNVKQRTIKSDIEFSGVGLHTGKQVHLTLKPAPENHWYKFKRVDLDGEPTVNVDADNVTNTARGTTISQNGASVSTIEHLMAALVGLQLDNVLIEIDGPEVPILDGSAAIFIDKIQEVGFQDQDADRDFFEVTDNIHYNDPENKVEIVAMPVDGYRITCMIDFNSPVLGSQHASITNIDEFSKEIASSRTFCFLHELEALVSQNLIKGGDLSNAIVIVDKEIEEDELEKLQVLFHKRVEVAQEGILNNISLRHQNEPARHKLLDMIGDLALVGKPIKGHIMAARPGHAANVAFAKRIKAQMKREKNKKNVKVYDPNTPPVYDTVQIMNILPHRQPFLMIDKILELSETHVVGLKNVTMNEDLFMGHFPGAPLFPGVLQIEAMAQTGGILVLNTVPDPENWLTLFLKIENARFKNQVVPGDTVIFTCELLEPIRRGIARMKGVGMVGDKVVSEAELMAQIVKVKG
- the lpxA gene encoding acyl-ACP--UDP-N-acetylglucosamine O-acyltransferase, whose translation is MIQPLSYIHPEAKIAQNVVIEPFSTIHKDVEIGEGTWIGSNVTIMNGARIGKNCRIFPGAVISGEPQDLKFEGEVTTAEIGDNTTIRECVTINRGTKDRYRTVIGKNCLIQAYSHIAHDCFIGDNCIFSNSSTLAGHITVGDYVVLAGMVAVHQFCKIGSHAFVTGGTLVRKDVPPYIKAAREPISYAGINSVGLRRRGYSNEQINEIQNIYRVLFVQHSNLGKALDIVEAEFEATELRDEILGFVRASNRGVVKGFGQGRSGI